From the genome of Cuculus canorus isolate bCucCan1 chromosome 4, bCucCan1.pri, whole genome shotgun sequence:
ATTCAGTACcaaaatttttttccagtcctcAATAATACCATAAACTATGGAAACGCTGCAAACTTATCTTTACACCAGACGCTTACTCCTTTCTTGAATGGGTAAGTGGTTGAAGCAAAGATGAGAATAAATATCTTCATGGAGCACTAAGCATCCAGAAAGGAGATCTGCAAAGTGCTGGAAGGACCTTTAGACTCTTCTCATCACAAGTAAATGTACTATACCACTTGTTCATTCATTATGTCTTACTGCAAATTGAAGCAGATTTTGCTTACTCCTGGTAAAAGGTAATTCCAGAATCTGTTCTGACTTAGACTCTaagtttattaattttcttggtGAGTCTTTTTACAAGGCTTCACAAACCAGAAACTTTCTACACTCCAGCAAAAGATATTAAGCCACTTCATGACTGTTAACTTAATAGAGCAGCAGGAACCAAGATGCCTAGAAAGGGTCTGGAAAAGCAACAAATTTTATTCTCTGTGCAAGCAGCAGACATCAACTTTCTGACACTGTGAAAAGAAACTGCAATTGCAATTAATTtaaagcagaggagaaacaaatAAGGAACTCTGATTTTGTCCACTAAAAAGGTTAGGTTTCCCATACATGAAATAGCATTTCAACTTGTAATTGAGGAGTACACAATCAGACAACATTGGCTGGATGCAACTCTTCAATTACATCCTCAGATAAATACTACAACTTCTGAGTACatggaagaggaggctgaggaggaaaagaaaaagcaagatgcAATTTAACTATCCACACAGCATCTCTGAGCTGGCTGCACAACAGAACAGGACAGAATATTTccgttggaagggacctgcagCGATTACCTAATCCAACTGTGTGACCATTTCAGGGCTGGCCAAAAGCTAAAGCATGttgttaagggcattgtccaaatgcctctaAAACAGACAGGCTTGGGgcctcaaccacctccccaggAAGCCTactccagtgtttcaccaccctctgggCAAAGAAATGATTCCCGATGTCCACCTGAAACCTCCACTggcagctttgaaccattcccacaTGTTCTATCACCTGATatcagggagaagagctcagcacctccttctccactacccctcctcaggaagctgtagagagcagcGACGTtgccctcagcctcccttcCTCCAAACCAGACAAGCCCAAAGTCTTTAGCTGCTCTTTGcaggacattccttccagccctttcactaTCTttgaatgtgtccagaggaggtcaaCAAGGACCTTCATTTTCCTGgtcaaatatttcttctcaagAGCAGAGGGAGCTCACAGTGAGAAGAACTTGCATATTTTAGGCTcaaaaggatttttgtttttgaTCATTACTTAACCTAAGGCTACAATGAcctgaaagaaaactgagtttAACCATAGTTATAGTTAGCCTCCTTATAGTACTGTGGTAATGATTAATATTTGCATCcacattttattgctttctgtgtCTAGGTTgacaaaagaacattttagtTTCCAAACAATTAAGCCTTTCTACAaacctttctttcctgaagtttACCTCCATTAATTCAAGCTGTTCTACTTGAAAATAACTATAATTCACATTGCAAAGACTGACTTCAGATCTTCctcttcaaaattttaaaacaggttTGAATTAAAATCAGCAATGCCTCACTGTACTAAAGCTTTATGCACGTTTTAACGTTTTATATGTAAATAAGACAACCTAAAAACTACGGTAAGCAGATTTTAAAGTCACATGAGTGCACACATGCATGTATTTCTAAGGGTATGCAAGATGACACCATAGTGCtggaaatttttcacagaatcacagactgaCTGAGGTTCAAAGGGAACTCTGGAGATCATCATGTCCAACTCCCCCTGCTCAAGCTGGGTCACCTACAGCCGGTTGCCCAGGAACACATCCAGATGtcttttgagtatctccaaggatggataCTCTACAAccaccctgggcaacctgtggcagaGCTAGGTtacccttacagtaaaaaagcTATACCTTATGTTCTGATGAAACCTCCAGTGTCTCtacaaaactaattttctaGAGAATTATACAATTACAAACGTTTAAATTGAACTGTCACATGAAATCTTGTTGGTTATCAGCTACCAGCTGCAAATTCCATAATTTTATATATCCACATACCTCTTCAAGCTCTCCTGAAGAAACAGGATTATCCTCGTACGCGGGGAAATGGCACCCTGCTTTACAACTGCAAAACCTGCCAGTCTCCTCATGCGGTTCCACTATTCTGCAGTTTACTTTAGAGCTCTCCACTGCCCTTCCATCTACAGATTCTTTCATACTGCATTCTAAACAGGGATCTTGGTTTACTACTGGCAACATCCCAGACGACTCTTCTTGGGAATCCAATGATGTTTGTGCACTCTTCTCCATTCCAGACTTTTTTAATCTGGGAAGGAATTTTCCAGATTCAAGCTCTGATTTTCCATAATAATgcccttctttttctgcatcttcttcCAGAGGTTTGAGATCTGCTTGTGGATCCTCAAATACATCTACTTGAGAAGGGACAGCAATACCTCCCTCATCTTTTTCTGATTCAAATTCTGATTCACTTCCACCACCTGGAGAAAGTTCAGATGCAGAAATCGGGCGAAAGTGAGTCCTTGGAGAAATCCGTATAGCCCTGTACTGCGTTCGATCAACACCACATATCCTGGGGTGTAAAACCTCACTGTCTGAATCAGAGCACAGAATTGACTTAGGTTTAAAACTAGGGCTGAAAGATGCAATTCCTTCTGGCTCAAACGAACACTCTACATGAAGAACTTGTGAAAATGGATTGTTCAGGTCAAAGGAAGAGAATGAGTATTCAAGCCCTGGTTCTTCAACTTGAAAGTTACCACAAGCTCCCAGTAAGTCTTCatggaagataaaagaaaacccCTTATTTAATCCATTATCTCCACTCTTTGATTGCTCATTCTGTTCAAATGATACAAACGGCCTCCATAATTGCCTATGACCAGGGGCAAAACTATTCCCCGGAGTCATAAAAACATCTGTACCAGCTATTGTCACTACATCAGAAGCTGCACATTGTAACAAGCTCCCTTTTGAGTGACTAGGTGGCACCACTGCCCACTCGCCATCACTGTTAAATGTTTTGAGCTCCCCATATACACCACCAAGGATAAATGAGTTTTCTTTATCCTGATTAACATCCCAGGGTTTCGATGGTGTAGTATAGTCACCACCATCTACTTTTGATAAGTCATTTGCGACAAAGGCTCTCTTCTCTAAATTCTCCTTTTGACCTTCCCAAAGATGATACTCCGATCTCTGCACTGCTTTATTTGGCTCCTGGAGGGTTTCAACTTTTGCTTCTGTATCCAAACAGCAGCAATAGTTATTTACATCAGTTGAAAACAATTCATCTTCTATTCCTTCTATTTCTACCATCACCGCAGAATTTCTGTCTGTCATATTTGTCCAAATATCTTTAATAACCCCTGAGCTGTAGCCATCTCCATGTGGACTGCTTTCACTACAACCTTGTGTAGTTTCATAGTctttactttctgctttttgttctaACTGAATACCACAGACAGATTCtagcttagatttttttttgaaaatcaaagcAGGCATTTCTCCTAAAGTTCTAGCTTGTTGCTGGCAAGTTTCTTCTGGCAAAAAATCTATAATTTCTTCATCTACATAACTTGAAGACACTCTAGGAACTACATAATTAATATCTTCTGCATTAAACTGTGTGGATTCTTCATATGGAATATTTAAAGTCTCATTGTCTGAACGTGTTTCTTCCGAGTGTGACCATGGGCTACAGGTTCTTGTTGAAAGATTGGAACAGTGTTCATTTTCATCAAAGGCACTATTTTTGGTCCATATGAGCAATCTAGACTGTGTTTTCCCAAGAATATTAGCAGTGCTACTAgaatctgcattttcatttcctaagttgagtgtttcaaaagaaaatggtaaaacaGAGTTACTGCATTGCacttcaaacactgaaaaacaagagTTTATACCAGACCCTTCATTAATATCTGAAAAGAGCTCTTGATTGCCAGCAAGCATGTGTGAATTAAGCATTGTGCTGTCTAAGATGGGGGAGAATCTGATTGGAGAATCTCCTCCAAAACTTTCCCCATCTGCATCACCAGAACTAGAAGATGAACAGCACTCCCAAAATTGAGCTAAGTTACTAAGGTCTTGTAAGAACCACCCTTCAGCACCAACAGAGCTGGTTGAATCTGTCCATATTGCACTTTCCCCTTGCAACTCCATTCCATCTAACACTATGCAACATTCTGCCTCAAAAtcagttttttctttactcttttgtCGAATCATATTTAAAATCCGACTCTCCCCTTGCATCGTATCTGAGGCACCAGGATCCAACATGGATTGATCAATATCCACTTCATAGAAGTGTGTTAGTTCTGAGAGATGAACATCATCTAAATATTTGTCGTCCTCTGGTTGAGAACATATTGAGGTCCCAGCGAGGTCAATATCCTCATTTAGAACTGCAGGCATTTCTACAAAGTGACCATCGATGAAAGTACCTGCTGCGAGGTATGTTTTATGAATATTATTGTTGCTAATACAAAGACCATGCACTGATTCAGACAACTCCTCTACAGCCTCTGGTGTTACACCACATATATCTTCTCTGTTGCGGTATGTAGTCTCCagcttgctttttctgctaAGAGGAACAAAGTACTCTGTAATCGGCTCAGTATACCACAAAGGTTCTTCTTtatattccttttcatttctgctgtctAAATACAAATCTTTTCCATCGTTACCaccagcttcttttcttccaatttcttttAATGGCCTTTTACCTCTTTTGCACAGCTGTTTGATGGacccgctgctgctgctgctactgcttcCGCTGTGGACTTTTCTATCAGCCTTTTCACCACATTTCACTGAAAGCCTGCTTTGCCCATTACGCCCTTTTTTATTTCGAACCTCTCTTGTTTTGTGTCTTACTTTAATACATTTCATTGATGCCTTATATTCACCTTGATTACCACTAGAACTTGATCCAGCCTCACTGGATCCAGATGACCAGGAGCGAGGACGCATCTTTCCCTCAGATTTATGGCGAACTTGCTTTTTGTACAAAACAGCCTTCTCTTCAACAGTGTTGTTACtgaacttgttttctttctcatttttgcttttcttctgctgggtTCTTTCCTGTACAGTGGGAGATACTTTATTACTTCTGTCTTTAGTTACTTCACTTTCACTATTGCAGTCCTTTGGAGAAGATGTATCCGTGCTAGTTGGTGGAACGGTGGATGAAGATGAGGAGCTAGAGTAAGAGCATACTTTGGATTTATTCCATACAGTCATAATTTCCTGCAGGCAAACTGGCTTttcagaaagaggaggaaatgcttCGTAGTACCTGAAAGGACAACAAAATGGGGATATTCAGACTGTAGAACTTGAGGGTCATTAAGATTAGAAAAGTATCAAAACACTTTGACAATCTAATTGCCAAAACACTTTTGACAATCTAATTGCCAAAAAAATCTAGTTCATTCTACACATGCACGTGCCACTCACTGCACTGTTTATTTGAATGATAACAAACTGAAGATCAAGATAAGCTTTAAAAGTGCTTCTattaatctgtatttaaaattacactCCCAAGTAAACCAATCCAATTTTTAGGGAGTACTAAACTTCACTGCAGACAGAAACTGTGGATGCTTAGAATAGAGAAAGCCTGACTCCAGATTTATAAGATAACGCAGCAATTCACTAAAGTCTTCTTAAACATTTAGAGTATGAGTAAGTCCTGAATTTAAGACAGTCCAGtcctgaatttcatttttttaaattctccttTGTGAAATGATACACTAAGTTCTACACAGTTTGATCATccagtttttaagaaaaagctatTGCAAAAAAGATTAGCTCTTGAGTAGTTTAAGATGCTTAACAGCTTTGTGCAACAGGGACAAAATTAAAGCACTGTTTTCTGCAATGTTTACAGTAGTATGGTTTTGACAGTAAAGAGATTTATACTGAATCAcatatatttcagtgaaaatctattaaaaaaaacattcagaagacAGTTAACTCGAACGCACATTAGAGCAATGACTTCCTTGAAGAAGTGTCTCCCATTTAGCAATACTTGTACTAGACTGTTGCTAAAAATGGTTATTATTGAGAGATACAAAAGCAGCCAAAAAAGTCCTGGGTATTTCAGCAACACTGGATTCAGGTACTTAGTAACTAGTGGACTGCTTTGATTATTAAGAGTTTCAAGATTAAGAAAGTTTCAGTTTCCCATATGtataacagaaaacagaattcagaACACACTAGGGCAAGGGGAGATGGTTCTAAAgtaaaagagggtagatttagagGAGATACGAGTAAGAAATATGACAAGGGTAGTGAaactctggaacaggttgcccagagaaattgcggatgacccatccctggtaacattcaaggtcaggttggacagagttctgagcaacatgatccagtggaagatgtgtctcctcactgcaggggggttggaactaggtgacctttaaaggtctcttcctgcccaaaccattctatgattctaggaacCCAGGAATCTGATTCTCTCCCTGCAAGCCTAACATGTCTATTAACTAtgttttaaaggcttttaatttgtttagtTGACTTGTTCTTaatgaaagtaaaatacagTACGGTTTGAGTTCTGTATGTAGTCAAAGAAAGCAGTCAGGACTTTGCCAGAAATTAAAAGTAGCCCATGCTACCAAATACTCCTTActatttaaatacagaagatGAACAAAAGAagattgcaggaaaaaaaggtatttcttaATACCCACAAAACTCCAGATTTCCCACTAAGTTAACTTCACTGTATTAAAACATGGgagtaaaaggagaaaagagaaaagcatcaataataataataataataacaataataatagcaGCATACATTTCTACTTGATCCTTGGCTGTGGGAGATAGATCAGTCTCAGGAGACAAAGAGCCTTCTAACTTTTTGTGAATCTTCTCctctgttttggaagaaaattccAAATGCTTAACAGAAAAGTTCAAAACACCAACCTATTTTATAACAGCATTTAACATAAAGTACCACAATGTATACCTGTAATTGTAGTAAATTTCCATAAAACACTAAGTAACACAACAACTTATAGTCTGGTTATTAAACATAATGAAATTACAAGTTAACATCCAAGAT
Proteins encoded in this window:
- the KIAA0232 gene encoding uncharacterized protein KIAA0232 homolog isoform X2, whose product is MRPICTVVVDGLPSESSSSSYPGPVSVSEMSLLHALGPVQTWLGQELEKCGIDAMIYTRYVLSLLLHDSYDYDLQEQENDIFLGWEKGAYKKWGKSKKKCSDLTLEEMKKQAAVQCLRSASDESSGIETLVEELCSRLKDLQSKQEEKIHKKLEGSLSPETDLSPTAKDQVEMYYEAFPPLSEKPVCLQEIMTVWNKSKVCSYSSSSSSSTVPPTSTDTSSPKDCNSESEVTKDRSNKVSPTVQERTQQKKSKNEKENKFSNNTVEEKAVLYKKQVRHKSEGKMRPRSWSSGSSEAGSSSSGNQGEYKASMKCIKVRHKTREVRNKKGRNGQSRLSVKCGEKADRKVHSGSSSSSSSGSIKQLCKRGKRPLKEIGRKEAGGNDGKDLYLDSRNEKEYKEEPLWYTEPITEYFVPLSRKSKLETTYRNREDICGVTPEAVEELSESVHGLCISNNNIHKTYLAAGTFIDGHFVEMPAVLNEDIDLAGTSICSQPEDDKYLDDVHLSELTHFYEVDIDQSMLDPGASDTMQGESRILNMIRQKSKEKTDFEAECCIVLDGMELQGESAIWTDSTSSVGAEGWFLQDLSNLAQFWECCSSSSSGDADGESFGGDSPIRFSPILDSTMLNSHMLAGNQELFSDINEGSGINSCFSVFEVQCSNSVLPFSFETLNLGNENADSSSTANILGKTQSRLLIWTKNSAFDENEHCSNLSTRTCSPWSHSEETRSDNETLNIPYEESTQFNAEDINYVVPRVSSSYVDEEIIDFLPEETCQQQARTLGEMPALIFKKKSKLESVCGIQLEQKAESKDYETTQGCSESSPHGDGYSSGVIKDIWTNMTDRNSAVMVEIEGIEDELFSTDVNNYCCCLDTEAKVETLQEPNKAVQRSEYHLWEGQKENLEKRAFVANDLSKVDGGDYTTPSKPWDVNQDKENSFILGGVYGELKTFNSDGEWAVVPPSHSKGSLLQCAASDVVTIAGTDVFMTPGNSFAPGHRQLWRPFVSFEQNEQSKSGDNGLNKGFSFIFHEDLLGACGNFQVEEPGLEYSFSSFDLNNPFSQVLHVECSFEPEGIASFSPSFKPKSILCSDSDSEVLHPRICGVDRTQYRAIRISPRTHFRPISASELSPGGGSESEFESEKDEGGIAVPSQVDVFEDPQADLKPLEEDAEKEGHYYGKSELESGKFLPRLKKSGMEKSAQTSLDSQEESSGMLPVVNQDPCLECSMKESVDGRAVESSKVNCRIVEPHEETGRFCSCKAGCHFPAYEDNPVSSGELEEVSSVYEARCADDINAEAKPNGFRKKIYSSDSSSSEDTASEGGSEWADPYDGTHVTCKSILY
- the KIAA0232 gene encoding uncharacterized protein KIAA0232 homolog isoform X3, producing the protein MRPICTVVVDGLPSESSSSSYPGPVSVSEMSLLHALGPVQTWLGQELEKCGIDAMIYTRYVLSLLLHDSYDYDLQEQENDIFLGWEKGAYKKWGKSKKKCSDLTLEEMKKQAAVQCLRSASDESSGIETLVEELCSRLKDLQSKQEEKIHKKLEGSLSPETDLSPTAKDQVEMYYEAFPPLSEKPVCLQEIMTVWNKSKVCSYSSSSSSSTVPPTSTDTSSPKDCNSESEVTKDRSNKVSPTVQERTQQKKSKNEKENKFSNNTVEEKAVLYKKQVRHKSEGKMRPRSWSSGSSEAGSSSSGNQGEYKASMKCIKVRHKTREVRNKKGRNGQSRLSVKCGEKADRKVHSGSSSSSSSGSIKQLCKRGKRPLKEIGRKEAGGNDGKDLYLDSRNEKEYKEEPLWYTEPITEYFVPLSRKSKLETTYRNREDICGVTPEAVEELSESVHGLCISNNNIHKTYLAAGTFIDGHFVEMPAVLNEDIDLAGTSICSQPEDDKYLDDVHLSELTHFYEVDIDQSMLDPGASDTMQGESRILNMIRQKSKEKTDFEAECCIVLDGMELQGESAIWTDSTSSVGAEGWFLQDLSNLAQFWECCSSSSSGDADGESFGGDSPIRFSPILDSTMLNSHMLAGNQELFSDINEGSGINSCFSVFEVQCSNSVLPFSFETLNLGNENADSSSTANILGKTQSRLLIWTKNSAFDENEHCSNLSTRTCSPWSHSEETRSDNETLNIPYEESTQFNAEDINYVVPRVSSSYVDEEIIDFLPEETCQQQARTLGEMPALIFKKKSKLESVCGIQLEQKAESKDYETTQGCSESSPHGDGYSSGVIKDIWTNMTDRNSAVMVEIEGIEDELFSTDVNNYCCCLDTEAKVETLQEPNKAVQRSEYHLWEGQKENLEKRAFVANDLSKVDGGDYTTPSKPWDVNQDKENSFILGGVYGELKTFNSDGEWAVVPPSHSKGSLLQCAASDVVTIAGTDVFMTPGNSFAPGHRQLWRPFVSFEQNEQSKSGDNGLNKGFSFIFHEDLLGACGNFQVEEPGLEYSFSSFDLNNPFSQVLHVECSFEPEGIASFSPSFKPKSILCSDSDSEVLHPRICGVDRTQYRAIRISPRTHFRPISASELSPGGGSESEFESEKDEGGIAVPSQVDVFEDPQADLKPLEEDAEKEGHYYGKSELESGKFLPRLKKSGMEKSAQTSLDSQEESSGMLPVVNQDPCLECSMKESVDGRAVESSKVNCRIVEPHEETGRFCSCKAGCHFPAYEDNPVSSGELEERMSGSQEKQCWWEKALCSPLFPASQCEDDGTHVTCKSILY
- the KIAA0232 gene encoding uncharacterized protein KIAA0232 homolog isoform X1; amino-acid sequence: MRPICTVVVDGLPSESSSSSYPGPVSVSEMSLLHALGPVQTWLGQELEKCGIDAMIYTRYVLSLLLHDSYDYDLQEQENDIFLGWEKGAYKKWGKSKKKCSDLTLEEMKKQAAVQCLRSASDESSGIETLVEELCSRLKDLQSKQEEKIHKKLEGSLSPETDLSPTAKDQVEMYYEAFPPLSEKPVCLQEIMTVWNKSKVCSYSSSSSSSTVPPTSTDTSSPKDCNSESEVTKDRSNKVSPTVQERTQQKKSKNEKENKFSNNTVEEKAVLYKKQVRHKSEGKMRPRSWSSGSSEAGSSSSGNQGEYKASMKCIKVRHKTREVRNKKGRNGQSRLSVKCGEKADRKVHSGSSSSSSSGSIKQLCKRGKRPLKEIGRKEAGGNDGKDLYLDSRNEKEYKEEPLWYTEPITEYFVPLSRKSKLETTYRNREDICGVTPEAVEELSESVHGLCISNNNIHKTYLAAGTFIDGHFVEMPAVLNEDIDLAGTSICSQPEDDKYLDDVHLSELTHFYEVDIDQSMLDPGASDTMQGESRILNMIRQKSKEKTDFEAECCIVLDGMELQGESAIWTDSTSSVGAEGWFLQDLSNLAQFWECCSSSSSGDADGESFGGDSPIRFSPILDSTMLNSHMLAGNQELFSDINEGSGINSCFSVFEVQCSNSVLPFSFETLNLGNENADSSSTANILGKTQSRLLIWTKNSAFDENEHCSNLSTRTCSPWSHSEETRSDNETLNIPYEESTQFNAEDINYVVPRVSSSYVDEEIIDFLPEETCQQQARTLGEMPALIFKKKSKLESVCGIQLEQKAESKDYETTQGCSESSPHGDGYSSGVIKDIWTNMTDRNSAVMVEIEGIEDELFSTDVNNYCCCLDTEAKVETLQEPNKAVQRSEYHLWEGQKENLEKRAFVANDLSKVDGGDYTTPSKPWDVNQDKENSFILGGVYGELKTFNSDGEWAVVPPSHSKGSLLQCAASDVVTIAGTDVFMTPGNSFAPGHRQLWRPFVSFEQNEQSKSGDNGLNKGFSFIFHEDLLGACGNFQVEEPGLEYSFSSFDLNNPFSQVLHVECSFEPEGIASFSPSFKPKSILCSDSDSEVLHPRICGVDRTQYRAIRISPRTHFRPISASELSPGGGSESEFESEKDEGGIAVPSQVDVFEDPQADLKPLEEDAEKEGHYYGKSELESGKFLPRLKKSGMEKSAQTSLDSQEESSGMLPVVNQDPCLECSMKESVDGRAVESSKVNCRIVEPHEETGRFCSCKAGCHFPAYEDNPVSSGELEERMSGSQEKQCWWEKALCSPLFPASQCEECYTNAKGENGVGDVKEISNDDEHLLDFNMVSSVYEARCADDINAEAKPNGFRKKIYSSDSSSSEDTASEGGSEWADPYDGTHVTCKSILY